The Gossypium arboreum isolate Shixiya-1 chromosome 4, ASM2569848v2, whole genome shotgun sequence DNA segment GTACTAACAATGACGGCTCGGCACTAAGGATCGGCTTTCGAAACGGTTCATGCAGTCTAAATTTAGGCAGGAGAGGCTCTTCGTTGAATTCTGCCTTCTTTAGATATGCATCACCTATGGATCTTGAAATCTGCAATGATAAAAAGGAGGGGATAAATAAGAGCCTTAAATGAAAATGATTTCATTTTCAGTTCAGTTTCAACGTTTAGCTTACCTGTATAAGGCCCTTAACACGCCAAACTTTGTGTTTCATCACAACAATCTGCGGATCATTGGGATGCAACGACCGAAGCTCATCTCTTACGGCATCAAAACTTGCATTGTGTTCGGTCGATAATTGCATTGCTATAACTTCCTTAGCCCCTCTTACTGATCTGCCTAAGACTACTCTGGAATCACCAGCATTTGCAATGTATAGCAGTCCATTGCAGATCACTCCCGTCAAACAGCACGATCCGACCGATGCCATTTGCGGCTTAACCAGCCATTGCTTCCTCACAAGGGAAAGAAATTTGTCTTCTGTTGCCAAGAAAGCCTTTCTGAGAACATTTGTTGACATTTCTTGATTCTCAGACACAAATGCTGCAAATCAAGGGAAACATAAATAAGCGTTAAGCCAACCTATATAGAACTGCATAAATGATTAGTCCAAATAAAACGTACACTTAAAATTGCAGAAAAGGTTGTTATTGATGAAGCTTGAAGCCTCAGGTCCACCATGTCCATCATACACACCAATGAAAGTCCCGTACGGACCGGAACTACTCGAACTCAACAATCCCGATTCAAGTTGGCTTTGATCCTCCAACAAACTATTGGCTTGAACCACTGCCATTGAAAAATCTCCATAAACATGTTGCCCCATATCTTTATACCACAGTAAACCATCAAGGCACCCTCTA contains these protein-coding regions:
- the LOC108459543 gene encoding probable protein phosphatase 2C 38, which gives rise to MVKSCWKPSIEGESRGCLDGLLWYKDMGQHVYGDFSMAVVQANSLLEDQSQLESGLLSSSSSGPYGTFIGVYDGHGGPEASSFINNNLFCNFKSFVSENQEMSTNVLRKAFLATEDKFLSLVRKQWLVKPQMASVGSCCLTGVICNGLLYIANAGDSRVVLGRSVRGAKEVIAMQLSTEHNASFDAVRDELRSLHPNDPQIVVMKHKVWRVKGLIQISRSIGDAYLKKAEFNEEPLLPKFRLHEPFRKPILSAEPSLLVHKLHPDDQFLIFASDGLWEHLSNQQAVRIVQTSTRNGIARRLVKTALKEAAQKREMRYSDLNKIDRGVRRHFHDDITVIVVFLDPHLINGSSCYNSPMSIKGGGRLASLC